From a single Streptomyces sp. NBC_00237 genomic region:
- a CDS encoding transposase: MIFLDESGFAPTMPTGYTWSRIGQRVVVPKEETRNRRVNVLGAKIVGSEPDLPWQSTSGKINAELLLEFVCARLAGLGDGAAVLELAADGIGSMPLWERRRPCTVVLDNAPAHRANAFKGRRRQLAKIGVELFYLPPYSPQLNDIELVWRQAKYEDYPQRSQTSTDSLGEAVDQALAQRGNRIRGSAKNFTQAAEDTGA, translated from the coding sequence CTGATCTTCCTGGACGAGTCCGGGTTCGCTCCCACCATGCCCACCGGCTACACCTGGTCCAGGATCGGGCAGCGTGTTGTGGTGCCGAAGGAGGAAACCCGTAATCGCCGGGTCAACGTACTCGGCGCGAAGATCGTCGGCAGTGAGCCGGACCTTCCCTGGCAGAGCACAAGCGGGAAGATCAACGCGGAGCTGCTGCTGGAGTTCGTCTGCGCGCGGCTTGCGGGCCTGGGCGATGGCGCGGCCGTGCTGGAGCTGGCCGCCGACGGCATCGGCAGCATGCCTCTCTGGGAACGGCGCAGGCCATGCACGGTCGTACTGGACAACGCCCCGGCCCACCGGGCCAACGCGTTCAAGGGCCGCCGACGTCAACTGGCGAAGATCGGAGTGGAACTCTTCTATCTGCCGCCATACAGCCCGCAGTTGAACGACATCGAGCTGGTCTGGCGGCAGGCGAAATACGAGGACTACCCACAACGCAGCCAGACCAGCACCGACTCCCTCGGTGAAGCCGTCGACCAGGCATTGGCCCAGCGAGGAAACCGAATCCGAGGATCAGCAAAGAACTTCACCCAAGCTGCTGAGGA
- a CDS encoding winged helix-turn-helix domain-containing protein, which translates to MLEHHPVTVRAAVHPFEAGIAGLVDALRPGRPARLLGAKYRAALGELLDDSARAGINWTVPALCEWLRDERGVTISADSLGELLRREGFRWKRTRDSVRHKADSVLQQAARAQLEVLRSCGRPRSGRTRSDLPGRVRVRSHHAHRLHLVQDRAACCGAEGGNP; encoded by the coding sequence GTGCTGGAGCATCATCCGGTCACGGTCCGAGCTGCTGTCCACCCCTTCGAGGCGGGGATCGCGGGGCTGGTAGATGCCCTGCGGCCGGGCAGGCCAGCGAGGCTGCTGGGGGCAAAGTACCGAGCCGCGCTGGGGGAGCTTCTGGATGATTCCGCCCGGGCCGGGATCAATTGGACTGTCCCGGCCCTGTGTGAGTGGCTGCGGGACGAGCGCGGGGTGACCATCTCTGCGGACTCGCTGGGCGAGCTGCTGCGGCGCGAGGGTTTTCGCTGGAAACGCACCCGCGACAGCGTGCGGCACAAGGCCGACTCCGTCCTCCAGCAGGCCGCCCGGGCCCAGCTGGAGGTCTTGCGGTCTTGCGGCAGGCCGCGAAGCGGGAGAACGCGATCTGATCTTCCTGGACGAGTCCGGGTTCGCTCCCACCATGCCCACCGGCTACACCTGGTCCAGGATCGGGCAGCGTGTTGTGGTGCCGAAGGAGGAAACCCGTAA